A single Chanos chanos chromosome 8, fChaCha1.1, whole genome shotgun sequence DNA region contains:
- the LOC115819514 gene encoding uncharacterized protein LOC115819514, with protein MAKDGEDLQVNLKRKLSTSIGDSTSPSTVKKFKLKDGHEKTRTVNKEKARDPAAPSGKTEIKKNKVKHDDKDNDSKKQKLPSSAEARQKPQKEKKKSQESSRSVSEVKKNEKGELIFKDFPEFRPNMTPKEVLQAGSFGGTYFRSIYSSITKQHYKDVWKELPTDWLEGLDIPKQVASATYRENVNTYKVKCGGSLEMWESSGWIVTQDPYGWFQWYCRFYQGRRTADDARQISRWAKCAGVKGRWRNNLITKVVRAGCGYDNPGVSPVVRQTLQHWGYRLTPEDYKQGAKRVKPK; from the exons ATGGCTAAAGATGGGGAAGATTTACAGGTAAATCTCAAAAGGAAATTATCCACGAGCATTGGAGATTCAACAAGTCCTTCCACAGTGAAAAAGTTTAAACTAAAAGATGGACATGAAAAGACTCGTactgtaaacaaagaaaaagcacGAGACCCAGCTG CTCCGAGTGGAAAAACTGAGATTAAGAAGAACAAAGTGAAACACGATGACAAAGATAACGATTCAAAGAAGCAAAAACTCCCGAGCAGCGCAGAGGCAAGACAGAAGCcccaaaaggaaaagaagaaaagtcagGAAAGCTCCAGAAGTGTCTCTGAAGTGAAGAAGAATGAAAAGGGCGAGCTTATTTTTAAAG ATTTTCCAGAATTCAGGCCCAATATGACACCAAAGGAGGTTCTTCAGGCAGGCAGTTTTGGGGGCACCTATTTTAGGTCAATATACTCCAGCATAACAA AGCAGCATTATAAGGATGTGTGGAAGGAGCTCCCAACAGATTGGCTGGAGGGACTAGACATTCCTAAACAA GTGGCATCAGCGACGTACAGGGAGAACGTAAACACCTATAAGGTGAAGTGTGGCGGGAGCCTGGAGATGTGGGAGAGCAGTGGCTGGATTGTGACCCAGGATCCGTATGGCTGGTTCCAGTGGTACTGTAG GTTTTACCAGGGACGGCGCACCGCAGACGATGCACGTCAGATCAGCCGCTGGGCCAAGTGTGCTGGGGTCAAAGGGCGCTGGAGGAACAACCTCATCACCAAGGTGGTCCGGGCCGGCTGTGGCTACGATAACCCTGGTGTGTCTCCTGTGGTCCGTCAGACTCTGCAGCACTGGGGATACCGTCTCACGCCGGAAGACTACAAGCAGGGGGCCAAGAGAGTCAAGCCGAAATAA
- the tnfsf10l4 gene encoding tumor necrosis factor (ligand) superfamily, member 10 like 4, with product MTSNIQSNSVYTQLDANSLENTKSRKQNIFFLILSFILGAETLIAASLLYDFTVRVNRIQKDLEYGQYPLECLYQFMDPDYEPSLATDITSCDLFIQDLNYGVHKRLLWDIQDSVQETLGDYNMSRFTPAIHVGAQHEIQQYQQLLKSGDSDGKDTTGHRLRWDVMNGQVSQQGFMRLSPDGEIVIPQDGLYFVYSQVYFALSPSTVIRYQPFMQYLYRLTESYPKPTILAKAAITPCLETKSDFQAFSSHHGALYQLQRGDKLSLSVFALKAVRFKQDATFFGAFMIS from the exons ATGACTTCGAATATTCAGAGCAATTCTGTTTACACTCAGTTGGACGCAAACTCACTCGAGAATACTAAGTcaagaaaacagaatattttctttttaattttaagtttCATTTTAGGAGCGGAAACCCTGATTGCAGCGTCTTTGCTTTATGATTTTACCGTGAGAGTCAATAGG ATTCAAAAAGACCTAGAATATGGGCAATATCCACTAGAATGTCTTTACCAGTTTATGGATCCTGACTACGAGCCGTCCCTTGCAACTGACATAACAAGCTGTGACTTGTTCATTCAAGATTTGAACTATGGCGTTCATAAG AGACTTTTATGGGACATCCAGGATTCTGTACAGGAAACTTTAGGAG ATTACAACATGAGTCGCTTTACACCTGCTATACACGTTGGTGCTCAGCACGAGATTCAGCAATATCAGCAGTTGCTGAAATCAG GTGATTCTGACGGCAAAGATACAACAGGGCACCGCCTTCGGTGGGACGTCATGAACGGCCAGGTTTCTCAACAGGGTTTCATGCGCCTTAGCCCAGATGGGGAGATAGTTATTCCACAGGACGGACTTTACTTCGTTTACTCTCAAGTGTACTTCGCACTGTCACCCTCAACAGTCATCAGATATCAGCCTTTTATGCAATATTTATACAGACTGACGGAGTCGTATCCGAAACCGACAATACTCGCTAAAGCTGCAATCACTCCGTGTTTGGAGACAAAGTCCGACTTTCAAGCGTTTTCAAGCCACCATGGGGCGCTGTATCAGCTTCAGAGGGGCGACAAGCTCTCTCTAAGTGTGTTTGCTCTCAAAGCTGTGCGCTTTAAACAGGACGCAACTTTCTTTGGAGCGTTTATGATCAGCTAA
- the nono gene encoding non-POU domain-containing octamer-binding protein isoform X2, giving the protein MQGNRGPRPEQQNHGPPRQPNPQDHQKKAAEGDSNGQHADNTDQSSPNAGLTIDLQSFRKPGEKTYTQRSRLFVGNLPTGVSEEEVEKLFSKYGKPSEIFINKDRGFGFIRLETKTLADIAKAELDDTLFRGRQIRVRFATHGAALSVKNLPQFVSNELLEEAFSVFGPIERAIVIVDDRGRPTGKGIVEFANKPSARKALDRCADGAFLLTAFPRPVTVEPMEQLDEDEGLPERLISKNPQFHKEREQPPRFAQPGSFEYEYAMRWKALMEMEKQQYDQVERNIKEAQEKLEAEMEAARHEHQVMLMRQDLLRRQEELRRMEELHSQEVQKRKQLELRQEEERRRREEELRSHSEEMMRRQHGPGGNFPEKRDPEMRMHMPGPGMGMRNPMGGSNNVPSGAPNMPANEGAGNNVVPGMGQGGFLRAPPGPPDFEPNKRRRF; this is encoded by the exons ATGCAAGGTAACAGAGGACCGCGTCCCGAGCAGCAGAACCATGGCCCGCCGCGACAGCCCAACCCCCAGGACCATCAAAAGAAAGCAGCCGAGGGAGATAGTAATGGACAACACGCAGACAATACCGATCAGTCTAGCCCAA ACGCAGGTTTAACCATAGACCTGCAGAGCTTCAGAAAGCCAGGGGAGAAGACATACACCCAGCGAAGCCGACTGTTTGTTGGGAACCTTCCCACAGGAGTCTCTGAGGAGGAAGTGGAGAAGCTCTTCTCCAAATACGGCAAACCCTCCGAGATCTTCATCAACAAGGACAGAGGCTTTGGCTTCATCAGACTG GAAACCAAGACTTTGGCAGACATTGCCAAAGCAGAACTGGATGACACTTTGTTTCGAGGGCGTCAGATCCGTGTCCGGTTTGCGACACATGGCGCCGCTCTCTCCGTGAAAAACCTGCCACAGTTCGTCTCTAACGAGCTGCTGGAAGAGGCCTTCTCCGTGTTCGGCCCCATCGAACGCGCCATCGTCATCGTGGACGACCGCGGACGGCCGACAGGCAAAGGCATCGTAGAGTTCGCCAACAAACCGTCGGCTCGCAAGGCTCTGGACCGCTGTGCAGACGGCGCCTTCCTCCTCACCGC GTTTCCCCGTCCGGTAACGGTTGAGCCAATGGAACAGCTGGATGAGGACGAGGGACTTCCAGAGAGATTGATCAGTAAAAACCCACAGTTCCACAA ggaacGGGAGCAGCCCCCGCGCTTCGCCCAGCCCGGTTCGTTTGAGTACGAGTACGCCATGCGCTGGAAGGCCCTGATGGAGATGGAGAAGCAGCAGTACGATCAGGTGGAACGCAACATTAAAGAAgcacaggagaaactggaggcCGAGATGGAGGCCGCACGCCATGAACACCAGGTCATGCTAATGCGACAAG ACCTGCTCCGTCGACAGGAGGAGCTACGGCGCATGGAGGAGCTGCACAGTCAAGAGGTGCAGAAGAGGAAGCAGCTGGAGctgagacaggaggaggagcgTCGGCGCAGAGAAGAGGAGCTGCGCTCTCACAGCGAGGAGATGATGAGGAGGCAGCATGGCCCAGGAGGCAACTTTCCTGAAAAA aGGGATCCAGAGATGAGGATGCATATgccag gTCCAGGAATGGGGATGAGAAACCCAATGGGAGGATCTAACAACGTGCCCTCTGGAGCGCCCAACATGCCAGCCAACGAG GGAGCTGGTAATAATGTTGTCCCTGGTATGGGACAGGGTGGATTTCTGAGGGCTCCACCGGGACCTCCTGACTTTGAGCCTAACAAACGCCGCAGATTCTAA
- the nono gene encoding non-POU domain-containing octamer-binding protein isoform X1 — MDVCRCSYLNVYHPNVMQGNRGPRPEQQNHGPPRQPNPQDHQKKAAEGDSNGQHADNTDQSSPNAGLTIDLQSFRKPGEKTYTQRSRLFVGNLPTGVSEEEVEKLFSKYGKPSEIFINKDRGFGFIRLETKTLADIAKAELDDTLFRGRQIRVRFATHGAALSVKNLPQFVSNELLEEAFSVFGPIERAIVIVDDRGRPTGKGIVEFANKPSARKALDRCADGAFLLTAFPRPVTVEPMEQLDEDEGLPERLISKNPQFHKEREQPPRFAQPGSFEYEYAMRWKALMEMEKQQYDQVERNIKEAQEKLEAEMEAARHEHQVMLMRQDLLRRQEELRRMEELHSQEVQKRKQLELRQEEERRRREEELRSHSEEMMRRQHGPGGNFPEKRDPEMRMHMPGPGMGMRNPMGGSNNVPSGAPNMPANEGAGNNVVPGMGQGGFLRAPPGPPDFEPNKRRRF; from the exons ATGGACGTTTGCCGTTGCTCCTATTTAAACGTGTATCACCCGAATGTT ATGCAAGGTAACAGAGGACCGCGTCCCGAGCAGCAGAACCATGGCCCGCCGCGACAGCCCAACCCCCAGGACCATCAAAAGAAAGCAGCCGAGGGAGATAGTAATGGACAACACGCAGACAATACCGATCAGTCTAGCCCAA ACGCAGGTTTAACCATAGACCTGCAGAGCTTCAGAAAGCCAGGGGAGAAGACATACACCCAGCGAAGCCGACTGTTTGTTGGGAACCTTCCCACAGGAGTCTCTGAGGAGGAAGTGGAGAAGCTCTTCTCCAAATACGGCAAACCCTCCGAGATCTTCATCAACAAGGACAGAGGCTTTGGCTTCATCAGACTG GAAACCAAGACTTTGGCAGACATTGCCAAAGCAGAACTGGATGACACTTTGTTTCGAGGGCGTCAGATCCGTGTCCGGTTTGCGACACATGGCGCCGCTCTCTCCGTGAAAAACCTGCCACAGTTCGTCTCTAACGAGCTGCTGGAAGAGGCCTTCTCCGTGTTCGGCCCCATCGAACGCGCCATCGTCATCGTGGACGACCGCGGACGGCCGACAGGCAAAGGCATCGTAGAGTTCGCCAACAAACCGTCGGCTCGCAAGGCTCTGGACCGCTGTGCAGACGGCGCCTTCCTCCTCACCGC GTTTCCCCGTCCGGTAACGGTTGAGCCAATGGAACAGCTGGATGAGGACGAGGGACTTCCAGAGAGATTGATCAGTAAAAACCCACAGTTCCACAA ggaacGGGAGCAGCCCCCGCGCTTCGCCCAGCCCGGTTCGTTTGAGTACGAGTACGCCATGCGCTGGAAGGCCCTGATGGAGATGGAGAAGCAGCAGTACGATCAGGTGGAACGCAACATTAAAGAAgcacaggagaaactggaggcCGAGATGGAGGCCGCACGCCATGAACACCAGGTCATGCTAATGCGACAAG ACCTGCTCCGTCGACAGGAGGAGCTACGGCGCATGGAGGAGCTGCACAGTCAAGAGGTGCAGAAGAGGAAGCAGCTGGAGctgagacaggaggaggagcgTCGGCGCAGAGAAGAGGAGCTGCGCTCTCACAGCGAGGAGATGATGAGGAGGCAGCATGGCCCAGGAGGCAACTTTCCTGAAAAA aGGGATCCAGAGATGAGGATGCATATgccag gTCCAGGAATGGGGATGAGAAACCCAATGGGAGGATCTAACAACGTGCCCTCTGGAGCGCCCAACATGCCAGCCAACGAG GGAGCTGGTAATAATGTTGTCCCTGGTATGGGACAGGGTGGATTTCTGAGGGCTCCACCGGGACCTCCTGACTTTGAGCCTAACAAACGCCGCAGATTCTAA